The region TGCTGACTTGATTAAATTCACATGCGAATGTGTGCAATACCTGTTATGTGCTGTTATCCATTGCCTCCTGTATGCATTCACATTAAAGTGGAAATTGATTGAAAGATGCAGCATGCACAAACATAGGAGTAAATTAATTACTCTCCCCATGCTGACAGCATTAGGCTAATGTTGAAGATTAAAATGGAACGTCACGGAGCAGCTGTTGTCATCCTGGGGGTCTTCCTACCAATGAAATCTTGACCAACCATGGTAAATTATTGATAAAGAGTCAACAAAACCTCTGACAACCAGTTGGGAAAGTTTAATCATCTCATATAGCAATACCCAATAGGAACATAGAGTTCCAAAATAAGATTAGATTTAGGTTTAAAGCAATTAACCATTTgacacatttgacatttgaatCATGTGATTgtgttcaacattatttattataatgctttaaaaaaaaaacacacacacacaataggccacattatatatatatttgcagtgaagtaggttttggatgtttacctcccacaaaaaatatttaggtTTATTTGCTTGTTTGTGATGACATTTTGATCCACTCGATTGTTTTAATTAGTTAtggataatttattatttaagttttttcccccatttttaaataaattgaaaaatacatgGGCCTTAAAGGTGTATGTAGAAAACTTTGTTTGAGATCAACTTTTGTCAGTAAACTACTTGGAAAATATAAACGCTGAACGTTTCTTTCGACTCACTATCGTGAACGCGCACGCATACAGTGGCACAAATTACGCATGCGCATCACAGCGCCGGCACTTTCAAATTGTTTGTATTAGCATCGTCGATAGTTAACATTCATACTTCACCTGAAAGTAGTCCACAGACCCGAAACCCACAAAAGCCATCAACGTTCAGGCAGCATTTAAATGCGCAAACCCGAACAGTGATGAACAAAACGAGCTACAATGGAGGAGGTAAGGAAATACGTGTTTTGTCGGTTTAATGTGGCGTTATTTCATTGCTTGTGCTAGCCGAGGTGGCGTCCTTCATCGTGCTTCATTCGAATTGCAGTGTAGTGgtcaatctttttttgtttctgtaccAATATGAGCCACTAGCCACCACCATTTTAACACGACATAACTATGCCAAAATATCTGGCAGCCGCTGCAGTAGATTAGATTACAGGCACGTCACTCAAAATTGTCTTTATATTAATAATTCTGAACAGTCGAGTGTTTGTTCGTGAATGACCCCCCCTGGATCTTATTAATTTACATGTATTGTattcaaaatgaattaattattctgTTTGTGTGCTTATTTATCCAGGAAAGTCAAATAAGCTTCAAAGCTTTGAGAGCCAAATTTCAAGAGGAAGCTCTTCTGGCTCAGTCCAAAATGACTCGGCCAGCTGTAGCAGAAAAACCCAAAAACCTTCTTCCTGCTGGAGGACACTGTAGTGCAGTGGTTAGCAGCATCAATATTGACACAGAAAACAAGACAACAATTACTTCCAGAGTTATCTTCAGAGATGAACTGCGAGCTTCTGGAGGAAAGCGGTCAACTTCAAAATCTCCGCAAATTTCCCCCTCTTCTCAGCCGTCTAGTGGAGACAGCACAAAAAGGCAGTCTTTCAAAGAACGATGCATGCCTCGGGTGCTTCCGGGCTTGTGTTCTAAAGAGCAGAAGATTGAccgattttcaaaaaaagagtttgtctTCTTTCAGCAAGAACAAGAGACAGCAAAAGAAGTCCCACAAATAAAACCGAAGAAGACAAATTTGCTGCTTGCTTTGAAGTCTTCTAGAGTGTCAAAGTTTAGCACAGACAGTGAAGAGGAACCTACATATGCTGAGCTGACCACCAGACCTTCTAGTGCTCCTAGCGAGCTGCCCTCTGTTGAAAAGCAGACTTTAGAAGATGGTGACCAATTAACCACAGAGCGCTGCCTCTCCAGTCCAGATGTCTCAGTCACTCCTCCGTTAGGAGAGATGAGCGTTGACTCTGACAATCACATCATTAGCACCTTGGAGAGGGCCAAGAAAAAGTTCTCTCGCCGACACATATTGATTTCCAGCAAATTCAAGAGTCTGCGTTCTCCTGACTACGCATCAGGCGAGACGACATTCCTTTTGCCGCCTAACATGGAAAATATGGAGCCTGATCTACCTCCACTTCCACCTCCACCTGTTGGTCTCCCACATCTTGCTTGTATCTCTGCCCGACCTTTCTCCAAAGCGAACTCTGCTCGAAGTGCGTTGCAAACtttaaatgtatgcattaaCCTACTTGAAAATGTGTATAATGTATTTCAATGGGTTTTATTTTCCCTCAAAGAATCTTCATTGATGAAGCAGTGTCGCCCAGATAAAGCTGAACGTCCTTCTGTCACTGCTGACCGTCCTTCCCATTCGGCATCCCAGAAGAATCCTCTGCCTGACTTGAGGTCACTGGGGCCAAAGCCATTAAAGCCTCCTAGACCACCATTAGTAGCACTCAGACAGTCCCAAAAACTTCCAGTTAGTGGtgtgttaactttttttttttcttttttttctccatccttTATTTTGTCTGGACATCCCCGTATGTTTTTTGTACTGCTATTTGGATTTTGCATATTTGTGGTGAGAGTGGAcatctgttttttatttctctttGCAGAGGTGTTAAAAGACCAAAAGCCAGCTAAAGGTCCAGAGTCAGAAAAACCCATCTCCAGTGCTGTCCTGGATGCTCCTGTGTTTCCAGACTTTGAGAATCCAGAGATGGAGCCCACAGAGAGCGAAGCTGTCAACATTGCTGCTTTAGACCTAGAAGTTCTAGATTTGGGAGGCCTTAGCTCTCCACCTTCTGTGCCAACTGACTATGGAGTCCCTGAATCCAAGGCTTCACAATCTGACACGTGTACTTCCGCGGGGCCCAATGAAAGCTCTGTTGTCCAGCAGCTGAAACTTGGCAGTCTGAACGGAATGCCTCCTCATCCAGCCGGCTTCCCTGAACCATCAAATCTGACAGAGTCCATCACACATGACCAAAGGAGCCAGGACGTGAtcgttcctcctcctccaacctCTCATACTGACGAGACTGAACTGCCAGCTGCTGAGTCCCACTCTGCCCGAGATGAAAGCGAGCTCAGTCTCCATGCAGCACCAACTAATGATGAGACTCGTGCACATACGAGGTGAGAATCAATAAGAATCtgactttttatatttatttttatggttaTACAATTGGTTTGTTTCAGTGACCAACACTATGGGTGTGACAATGTATATGAAGATGTGGAAACCATCAACAAGTTCTTCCTGTGCCAGAATTCACGCAAGCAGAAAGGCAATCTGAAGAGTAAGGATATTTTCCTTTCTTAACAATAGTATGTTGAATAATGCACCGCCTCTAGTCTgtcttgtggaatatgagtcaaATAGTAATGTCCAcctattttcatccatctcatgcggtggccattttgccacttgctgttgactgaaagtGACGTCATAGTTACTCAGGgtttaggtaacaaccaatcaacaGCTTGGcttcagaaaaaaggtgagccgtgattggtcattacctgagccctgagcaacaatgATGGCGCTCTAAATCGACAGtatttggcaaaatggccaccactaAGTTGGATAAAAAGTGGGTGGGTTTTCCTATTTGAAAAAGACAGTacgtatattttttaaatttttaaatattaatttgaaaaacccactattaattacaatattatatttaaaaaaaaattaataatcgtaggtctagtaatggCTAATTAGATTGCATAGGTCACGCCGCGCTTtgcaggaggctgacatgtttcactgccatctttctgctaggATACCCGAAGGACTTGGTGAACGTAGTAATTCGTGGTAAGCTTGCAAAAGTAGTCTCTCAAGTAGCACCGTAATGCGCGTGCTTCAAAATGAACACGCGTCAAACTtaggttgttgcattctattagtttaccactagATAGCACTATATTCTACACACTCTCACTaacacatattccacaaacgcaatattaatcagaatactgtgtttagactagtggggctgcatggaaTACATTGTAAcgatctattttatttttttacttcccctttaatatttttttcccctaaataaAGCTCACAGAACTAAATGtaactttttcttttagatCCATATGCTGCCAACAACCTTGCTGCggtaaataattttaaatctgATTAATTGTATGTAGTTGAAATTAACCTTTCTTCACGTTACTTAAGCTACCTGTGCTAGTCAATaacatttatattaatattttgttttcttcaagAAAGAGGAGGTGTCTCTTAACGTTTGGCCACGGAATCCATGGTATGGGCCGTTTACTTATAAAtgacattgatttattttttccaaatggaGGACcacctttgattttttttttctgtggtgaTCAAACAGGGGCAGCATATCAGGAGAACATTCATCCCATAATCAAGTCCACGGGTATGATGCATATCACTCACTCACGCTTTCATTGAAATAAGATTTTGTACTGCAAACTACTTCCATTTGCTTTCATGTCAGTCTTACTGGCATATGGTTCTCTTCATGCTCAACCAATCGTACTTGTAACTCTTGATGGAAAACAAGACTTTCTTGCCGCTAAACAGTCAGTCAATTTTGTTTTCAGTAAGGAACGCCAGAGccccaacacagctgactaTAAGGAAATGAAGAAGAGAGAGAAGCAGCGActggaaaaagagaaaaaggagcagaaagagagagagaagaaagaaaatgaaatgaaaaagaagttTAAAGTAGGTTTGGACAGTGCTTTATGTAGTATTTTGAAACACTTTTACATACTTTGGTCCGCCATCGTTCCTCATAGCATtgctatgtacagtatttattgaaGTGCACCCCGCAATTATTTGGAACCTGTAATCTGTTTGAGTGAAGATCactaaatttttcaaaaatgtatttaccgaTTAGGAAAAAGATGTGTTGAATGTCGAAACTAAAGGCTGCGATTTGTCTCTCCAGGTGACGGGCGACGAGGAGCCCATGTACCACGCCAAGGTGATGGTGGCGAGTAAAGTCCGCAAGAATGACTTACCTGTTCAAAGCGGCGACACGGTCAGCATAATTCGGACCACCAACTGCCCCAAAGGCAAATGGTTGGCGCGGGATGCAAACCACAAATGTGAGTTGAAACGTACACAAAATGTCAGAAAGGGGAggaaaaaacacgtttttttttctgttgagcTTTTCAGTGGCTGTCCTCTCTTCTGGCTTTCACAGATGGTTACATCTCAGTGATGAATGTGGAGCTTAATATCAAGGAGATGCTGGAACTTGGTAAAAAGGCTCAAGCAGCTGGACGGAGTGGTAACCTGGATGGGGACACCATCAGCATTGGCAGCAGGTGCACCACACTCAAGCATCAGTGCACATCATGAGCTGACATTTGtaacagttttgtttgtttgttttttcccccagatcTTCAAGCCACCTTGTAGTGACCAGCAGTTGTGAGTATCACAAACATATGCTGGCCGCAACAAATATGTATGTCTAAGGTTTATGCTGCAGCTGCCCTAAAAGAACCGTGAAGGTCATTACCAATATATGAAGCGGATACATTACCAAACTCGGATTGGTCGCCTCCCACTCATCACATCGTAGGACCAAAAAATGTTTCTGAAACTTAATCTGTGCTTTCAGCAGCACTTATGAAATGATAGTTTTTCAATATTGTCCATTATTTGCAGTAATGTTGTCCACAGCTGCaaaccaaaatacattttttgttaccTCTGAGAGTGCCAATCCAAACTGAGCATTGTTTTTCcaaagcagatttttttgttgcagcATGTTTCCAGTTTGTTTCATTCcgaacaaatatttattttcttcatgttttttgcatttaaagTGTCTTGTGAATGAATATGGACTCATTGAGTGACAAAAGACAGTTAGAAGCTTGGAAGAGGTTACCGGTACCTTAAAAGCCCCAAGTGACTTGACCTAAATACTTTAATATTCCAAAGAAGTTGTCCTATAACCAAGAACCGGATTTTATGATCCTGAAGGAATTTAATATACTGTAAGCATTGGACTGGAGGTTTTGATTAATACCTTGTCAAACCTCAGTTGTCAACAAAACACACTGCTTAATCAAAGCCGTTTGTTTTCCCTCAGTCACAGACGACAGTGAGGAGTGGGCCTGTGAAGATGAGACGCCCTCAACCTGCTACGCTAGCCAGTAAGGGGATAATCTcacatttcttatttattttaggacAAACTGACCGCCACAACCCACTTGCACGTACTGTATCCAT is a window of Vanacampus margaritifer isolate UIUO_Vmar chromosome 2, RoL_Vmar_1.0, whole genome shotgun sequence DNA encoding:
- the LOC144043911 gene encoding uncharacterized protein LOC144043911 isoform X2, which translates into the protein MEEESQISFKALRAKFQEEALLAQSKMTRPAVAEKPKNLLPAGGHCSAVVSSINIDTENKTTITSRVIFRDELRASGGKRSTSKSPQISPSSQPSSGDSTKRQSFKERCMPRVLPGLCSKEQKIDRFSKKEFVFFQQEQETAKEVPQIKPKKTNLLLALKSSRVSKFSTDSEEEPTYAELTTRPSSAPSELPSVEKQTLEDGDQLTTERCLSSPDVSVTPPLGEMSVDSDNHIISTLERAKKKFSRRHILISSKFKSLRSPDYASGETTFLLPPNMENMEPDLPPLPPPPVGLPHLACISARPFSKANSARKSSLMKQCRPDKAERPSVTADRPSHSASQKNPLPDLRSLGPKPLKPPRPPLVALRQSQKLPVSEVLKDQKPAKGPESEKPISSAVLDAPVFPDFENPEMEPTESEAVNIAALDLEVLDLGGLSSPPSVPTDYGVPESKASQSDTCTSAGPNESSVVQQLKLGSLNGMPPHPAGFPEPSNLTESITHDQRSQDVIVPPPPTSHTDETELPAAESHSARDESELSLHAAPTNDETRAHTSDQHYGCDNVYEDVETINKFFLCQNSRKQKGNLKNPYAANNLAAKEEVSLNVWPRNPWGSISGEHSSHNQVHGKERQSPNTADYKEMKKREKQRLEKEKKEQKEREKKENEMKKKFKVTGDEEPMYHAKVMVASKVRKNDLPVQSGDTVSIIRTTNCPKGKWLARDANHKYGYISVMNVELNIKEMLELGKKAQAAGRSGNLDGDTISIGSRSSSHLVVTSSFTDDSEEWACEDETPSTCYASHVPHPATSMPKTSCDLANNQHALSDANLEDLHIQKRHEALQKLAIFFEHSRDEFGDVPESGAPTPTNADPPNFLCAVEEPPYPEQEVDFSELELLPPPPLYADTD
- the LOC144043911 gene encoding uncharacterized protein LOC144043911 isoform X3, whose translation is MEEESQISFKALRAKFQEEALLAQSKMTRPAVAEKPKNLLPAGGHCSAVVSSINIDTENKTTITSRVIFRDELRASGGKRSTSKSPQISPSSQPSSGDSTKRQSFKERCMPRVLPGLCSKEQKIDRFSKKEFVFFQQEQETAKEVPQIKPKKTNLLLALKSSRVSKFSTDSEEEPTYAELTTRPSSAPSELPSVEKQTLEDGDQLTTERCLSSPDVSVTPPLGEMSVDSDNHIISTLERAKKKFSRRHILISSKFKSLRSPDYASGETTFLLPPNMENMEPDLPPLPPPPVGLPHLACISARPFSKANSARKSSLMKQCRPDKAERPSVTADRPSHSASQKNPLPDLRSLGPKPLKPPRPPLVALRQSQKLPVSEVLKDQKPAKGPESEKPISSAVLDAPVFPDFENPEMEPTESEAVNIAALDLEVLDLGGLSSPPSVPTDYGVPESKASQSDTCTSAGPNESSVVQQLKLGSLNGMPPHPAGFPEPSNLTESITHDQRSQDVIVPPPPTSHTDETELPAAESHSARDESELSLHAAPTNDETRAHTSDQHYGCDNVYEDVETINKFFLCQNSRKQKGNLKNPYAANNLAAKEEVSLNVWPRNPWGSISGEHSSHNQVHGKERQSPNTADYKEMKKREKQRLEKEKKEQKEREKKENEMKKKFKVTGDEEPMYHAKVMVASKVRKNDLPVQSGDTVSIIRTTNCPKGKWLARDANHKYGYISVMNVELNIKEMLELGKKAQAAGRSGNLDGDTISIGSRSSSHLVVTSSFTDDSEEWACEDETPSTCYASHVPHPATSMPKTSCDLANNQHALSDANLEDLHIQKRHEALQKLAIFFEHSRDEFGDVPESGAPTPTKLLVCC
- the LOC144043911 gene encoding uncharacterized protein LOC144043911 isoform X1, with the translated sequence MEEESQISFKALRAKFQEEALLAQSKMTRPAVAEKPKNLLPAGGHCSAVVSSINIDTENKTTITSRVIFRDELRASGGKRSTSKSPQISPSSQPSSGDSTKRQSFKERCMPRVLPGLCSKEQKIDRFSKKEFVFFQQEQETAKEVPQIKPKKTNLLLALKSSRVSKFSTDSEEEPTYAELTTRPSSAPSELPSVEKQTLEDGDQLTTERCLSSPDVSVTPPLGEMSVDSDNHIISTLERAKKKFSRRHILISSKFKSLRSPDYASGETTFLLPPNMENMEPDLPPLPPPPVGLPHLACISARPFSKANSARKSSLMKQCRPDKAERPSVTADRPSHSASQKNPLPDLRSLGPKPLKPPRPPLVALRQSQKLPVSEVLKDQKPAKGPESEKPISSAVLDAPVFPDFENPEMEPTESEAVNIAALDLEVLDLGGLSSPPSVPTDYGVPESKASQSDTCTSAGPNESSVVQQLKLGSLNGMPPHPAGFPEPSNLTESITHDQRSQDVIVPPPPTSHTDETELPAAESHSARDESELSLHAAPTNDETRAHTSDQHYGCDNVYEDVETINKFFLCQNSRKQKGNLKNPYAANNLAAKEEVSLNVWPRNPWGSISGEHSSHNQVHGKERQSPNTADYKEMKKREKQRLEKEKKEQKEREKKENEMKKKFKVTGDEEPMYHAKVMVASKVRKNDLPVQSGDTVSIIRTTNCPKGKWLARDANHKYGYISVMNVELNIKEMLELGKKAQAAGRSGNLDGDTISIGSRSSSHLVVTSSFTDDSEEWACEDETPSTCYASHVPHPATSMPKTSCDLANNQHALSDANLEDLHIQKRHEALQKLAIFFEHSRDEFGDVPESGAPTPTKSQALTLQTSCVLLKSLLILNKKWTSQNWNSFLRHLYTLTPTE